One genomic segment of Hordeum vulgare subsp. vulgare chromosome 2H, MorexV3_pseudomolecules_assembly, whole genome shotgun sequence includes these proteins:
- the LOC123430617 gene encoding protein DMR6-LIKE OXYGENASE 1-like produces the protein MAPAIAAKPLLSDLVAQTRRVPSSHIRAVGDRPDLANVDHESGAGIPLIDLKHLDGPGRRRVVEAIGSACENDGFFMVTNHGIPEAVVDGMLRVAREFFHLPESERLKCYSDDPKKAIRLSTSFNVRTEKVSNWRDFLRLHCYPLESFIDQWPSNPPAFREAVGTYSTEARALALRLLEAISESLGLERGHMVKAMGRHAQHMAVNYYPPCPQPELTYGLPGHKDPNAVTLLLQDGVSGLQVRRDGRWVAVNPVPGALVINIGDQLQALSNDRYKSVLHRVIVNSESERISVPTFYCPSPDAVVAPAEALVDGGHRLAYRPFTYQEYYEEFWNMGLEAASCLDRFRPIA, from the exons ATGGCTCCGGCGATCGCCGCCAAGCCTCTCCTCAGTGATCTGGTGGCACAAACCCGGCGAGTTCCGTCGAGCCACATCAGAGCGGTCGGAGACCGTCCGGACCTCGCCAATGTCGACCACGAGTCCGGCGCGGGCATTCCGCTCATCGACCTGAAGCACCTCGACGGGCCAGGGCGTCGCAGGGTCGTCGAGGCCATCGGCTCGGCGTGCGAGAACGACGGTTTTTTCATG GTGACGAACCACGGCATCCCGGAGGCGGTCGTGGACGGGATGCTGCGCGTGGCGAGGGAGTTCTTCCACCTGCCGGAGTCTGAACGGCTCAAGTGCTACTCAGACGACCCCAAGAAGGCGATCCGGCTGTCCACGAGCTTCAACGTGCGCACGGAGAAGGTGAGCAACTGGCGCGATTTCCTCCGCCTGCATTGCTACCCTCTCGAGAGCTTCATCGACCAGTGGCCCTCAAACCCGCCGGCCTTCAG GGAAGCAGTCGGCACCTACTCGACGGAGGCGAGAGCGCTGGCGCTCAGGCTGCTGGAGGCGATATCGGAGAGCCTTGGGCTCGAGAGAGGCCACATGGTGAAGGCCATGGGGCGGCACGCGCAGCACATGGCGGTGAACTACTACCCGCCGTGCCCGCAGCCGGAGCTGACGTACGGACTGCCGGGCCACAAGGACCCCAATGCCGTCACGCTGCTCCTCCAGGACGGCGTGTCCGGGCTTCAGGTCCGGCGCGACGGCCGCTGGGTCGCCGTCAACCCCGTGCCCGGCGCGTTGGTCATCAACATCGGCGATCAACTGCAG GCTCTGAGCAACGACCGATACAAGAGCGTACTTCACCGGGTGATTGTGAACAGCGAGAGCGAGAGGATCTCGGTGCCGACGTTCTACTGCCCGTCCCCGGACGCGGTGGTCGCGCCGGCGGAGGCGCTGGTGGACGGCGGCCACCGTCTGGCCTATCGGCCCTTCACCTACCAGGAGTactacgaggagttctggaacatGGGCCTCGAGGCCG